Proteins from a genomic interval of Stomatohabitans albus:
- a CDS encoding ATP-binding protein, whose product MAAIKRCLQCKVNPAVMDMPRHRTRLCGDCYIDFVRAQVRTAIREYRMLRYDQRILVAVSGGKDSLALWDILLDMGYNVDGLYLGLGIGGYSSRSEQIVRDFAERRGVVLHVERMEEAYGFDIPATVQAAKKDRHTRSACGTCGLAKRYAFNQVALVGEYDIMATGHNLDDEASQLFGNVMRWQTDFLARQSPSLPASPGELAAKVKPLYRLTEKEMAAYCVIKGLNYVVEECPLVKGNTQMMYKEMLNAMEHEAPGAKAAFLFGYLDRVREPFFGDAAAQSAASTVPCQVCGMPTVLSGDRTEATCAFCRTRSKMLTVLNG is encoded by the coding sequence GTGGCCGCAATCAAACGGTGCTTGCAATGTAAAGTAAACCCAGCAGTGATGGATATGCCCCGTCACCGAACACGACTGTGTGGGGATTGTTACATTGATTTTGTGCGTGCACAGGTGCGCACCGCAATCCGTGAATACCGTATGTTGCGCTATGACCAGCGGATTCTTGTCGCAGTGAGCGGTGGGAAGGACAGCTTGGCCCTATGGGACATTCTGCTGGATATGGGGTACAACGTCGATGGGCTCTACCTCGGTCTTGGAATCGGTGGGTATTCCAGCCGGAGTGAACAAATCGTTCGTGACTTTGCTGAACGCCGCGGAGTAGTATTGCACGTCGAGCGCATGGAAGAGGCCTACGGCTTTGATATTCCCGCAACTGTTCAAGCGGCCAAGAAGGACCGCCATACACGCTCGGCTTGTGGAACATGTGGCCTTGCTAAACGGTATGCCTTCAACCAGGTTGCCTTGGTGGGGGAGTACGACATTATGGCAACAGGGCACAACCTTGATGATGAGGCCAGCCAACTCTTTGGTAATGTCATGCGCTGGCAAACTGACTTTTTAGCGCGACAGTCTCCCTCCCTACCCGCATCACCAGGTGAATTGGCGGCAAAGGTCAAGCCCCTTTATCGGCTAACCGAAAAGGAAATGGCGGCCTACTGTGTGATTAAAGGCCTGAACTACGTTGTTGAAGAATGCCCGCTTGTCAAGGGCAATACGCAAATGATGTACAAAGAGATGCTCAATGCAATGGAGCATGAGGCGCCGGGGGCAAAGGCGGCATTCTTATTTGGCTATCTGGATCGGGTACGTGAACCCTTCTTTGGTGATGCTGCTGCGCAAAGTGCCGCATCTACCGTGCCTTGTCAGGTATGTGGCATGCCCACCGTACTTTCGGGAGACCGAACTGAAGCAACATGCGCGTTCTGTCGTACACGAAGCAAGATGTTGACCGTACTTAACGGCTAA
- a CDS encoding tRNA (adenine-N1)-methyltransferase, with amino-acid sequence MKRFAGHHDLFSPGDTVLLTDRKDRRFMFDLQVGGEFHFHRGIIKHDQLLGQPEGITVRSTMHEPMTAVRPTSADYVLKSPRGAQIIYPKDQAMMVAEGDIGPGMTVVEAGAGSGGLTLALLRAVGPTGRVISFERREDHAAVCIANIERRLGERPTNWELIQTDLADGLANVSCDRICLDMLEPWEHIDAAAQALHPGGIMVVYTPAITQVMRVYETIADDARWGHARTTETLVRTWKVDGLAVRPDHRMVAHTAFLTTLRRLSGEVERRSSDQVDRVERPVD; translated from the coding sequence ATGAAACGCTTTGCTGGTCATCATGACTTGTTCAGCCCCGGAGATACCGTGCTCCTAACTGATCGAAAAGACCGTCGATTCATGTTTGATTTGCAAGTCGGCGGTGAATTTCATTTTCATCGCGGCATCATCAAACATGATCAGCTCCTTGGCCAACCTGAGGGCATTACGGTTCGCTCCACTATGCATGAGCCAATGACAGCGGTACGCCCAACCTCAGCGGACTATGTGTTGAAAAGTCCACGTGGTGCCCAAATAATCTATCCGAAAGACCAAGCCATGATGGTCGCTGAAGGAGATATTGGGCCTGGGATGACCGTTGTGGAGGCGGGAGCTGGAAGTGGCGGTTTGACCCTTGCCTTGTTACGTGCGGTTGGGCCCACCGGCCGCGTAATTAGCTTTGAACGGCGTGAGGACCATGCTGCGGTTTGTATCGCCAATATTGAGCGTCGGCTGGGGGAACGACCCACAAACTGGGAACTGATCCAAACCGATTTAGCTGACGGATTGGCCAATGTTTCCTGCGACAGGATATGTCTGGACATGTTGGAACCATGGGAACATATAGATGCTGCTGCCCAGGCACTGCACCCAGGCGGAATTATGGTTGTGTATACCCCTGCGATAACTCAAGTCATGCGGGTGTATGAAACGATTGCTGATGATGCACGTTGGGGTCATGCTCGAACAACTGAAACGCTTGTACGAACATGGAAGGTTGATGGGTTAGCCGTGCGGCCCGATCATCGGATGGTTGCCCATACTGCCTTTCTCACGACACTACGCCGACTGTCGGGTGAAGTTGAACGTCGGTCAAGCGACCAAGTGGACAGGGTTGAAAGGCCGGTAGACTAG
- a CDS encoding YigZ family protein has translation MPIIAMPAAPIRVEPAPIKGSRFYGLLSPVQTEEDVKAHLHHVREELPGATHYCWAYCFEDGRSISNDDGEPTNSAGPPILRHIHGSGLVNVHIVVVRFFGGTKLGVGGLIRAYGDVAGQALREVEVISQPTRTRLTIHHDHDLTGIIDGVIHSYDIETITIEWGADVRRELAVVDESYAPFIDELNERTAGRVRPEQTD, from the coding sequence ATGCCTATCATTGCTATGCCTGCGGCACCTATTCGTGTTGAACCTGCACCGATTAAAGGCAGCCGTTTTTACGGGTTATTGTCGCCCGTCCAAACCGAGGAAGATGTAAAAGCGCACCTCCATCATGTTCGAGAAGAACTCCCGGGCGCAACCCATTACTGCTGGGCATATTGCTTTGAAGATGGTCGTTCAATTTCGAATGATGATGGCGAGCCAACAAATAGTGCTGGACCCCCTATTCTGAGACATATCCATGGTTCAGGACTTGTAAATGTACACATCGTTGTCGTGCGGTTTTTCGGGGGTACGAAGCTCGGTGTTGGGGGTCTTATCCGTGCCTACGGTGACGTAGCGGGCCAAGCATTACGTGAAGTTGAGGTTATCTCTCAACCAACACGAACACGACTGACGATCCATCATGATCACGACCTAACTGGCATCATCGATGGCGTCATCCACAGCTACGACATCGAAACGATCACCATTGAATGGGGTGCCGATGTGCGACGCGAACTTGCCGTCGTTGATGAATCCTATGCCCCGTTTATCGATGAGCTAAATGAACGAACTGCCGGTCGTGTTCGTCCTGAACAGACTGACTGA
- a CDS encoding thiamine biosynthesis protein ThiS, with protein MNVQLRNPDNRIELPGERVVADVLKELEINPETVLVIYQDTLVMPNAVIPADGTIEIRPVISGGAA; from the coding sequence ATGAACGTTCAGCTTCGAAATCCAGATAACCGTATAGAACTGCCCGGCGAACGTGTGGTGGCCGATGTGCTCAAGGAGCTGGAAATCAATCCCGAAACTGTATTGGTTATTTACCAAGACACCTTGGTTATGCCTAATGCGGTTATTCCCGCGGATGGCACGATCGAGATTCGACCCGTCATTAGTGGGGGTGCCGCTTAG